The following coding sequences are from one Paenibacillus sp. JDR-2 window:
- a CDS encoding helix-turn-helix transcriptional regulator, which translates to MGVSSRVLSPASLIGGSEFNCHEASPFQHPLHRHETFSELLLVEEGRGTFVVDGKPYEVGPGTVLLYHRGIWHEEWSTHYPFRATYFAFKDLQVKGCPQNYFLGPDQAPVIELGEKTDETASLVRECLAELHSGLAESRAAANHLFGLLLARLARLVPGESTERRIVKPAEAAVIKARGYIEENYQQPITLEQLAKVTFVSKYYLSHLFQQEVGISVIQFLIQCRMEAAKRYLIMTGRPVKEIGELVGYQSEPTFHNLFKKVTGLTPGQFRESAREK; encoded by the coding sequence ATGGGGGTGTCCTCGCGAGTTCTAAGTCCGGCTTCGCTGATCGGAGGCAGCGAATTCAATTGCCATGAAGCAAGCCCTTTTCAGCATCCTCTTCACCGGCATGAGACATTCAGCGAGCTGCTTTTGGTTGAAGAGGGCAGAGGGACATTTGTTGTTGACGGCAAGCCTTACGAGGTTGGTCCGGGAACCGTTCTGCTGTACCACCGGGGAATATGGCATGAGGAATGGTCTACGCATTATCCTTTTAGGGCTACTTATTTTGCTTTTAAAGATCTACAGGTGAAGGGCTGCCCTCAAAATTATTTCCTTGGGCCGGATCAAGCTCCTGTAATAGAACTCGGAGAAAAAACGGATGAGACTGCGAGTTTAGTGCGGGAATGCCTTGCCGAGCTGCACTCCGGGTTGGCGGAATCCAGAGCGGCAGCGAACCATTTGTTTGGATTGCTGCTTGCGCGTTTGGCACGCCTTGTACCGGGTGAATCTACCGAACGAAGGATCGTTAAGCCTGCGGAAGCAGCTGTAATAAAGGCGAGAGGTTACATAGAAGAAAACTATCAGCAGCCTATCACGTTGGAACAGCTTGCTAAAGTCACCTTTGTCAGCAAGTATTATCTGTCCCATTTATTTCAGCAGGAAGTGGGCATTTCTGTCATTCAATTTCTGATTCAGTGCCGGATGGAAGCTGCAAAGCGCTACTTGATCATGACCGGGCGGCCGGTGAAGGAAATAGGAGAATTGGTAGGTTATCAGAGCGAGCCGACGTTCCATAACCTTTTCAAGAAGGTAACCGGTCTTACGCCGGGACAATTCCGAGAGTCGGCAAGGGAGAAATAA
- a CDS encoding FG-GAP repeat domain-containing protein codes for MLEFKKRKLSDNKFEACAVFDVNNDGIPDIVSGAYWYEGPDFNRRHRICEVGEIGEYHDDFSDFPMDVDGDGWPDIITGSWFTETLRWRRNPGTAGEDWKTTDIDRCGNIETIRFYDIDGCGVPEIFPNTPNEPQAFYKLLRDADGKGTSQFRKIIIGDAPSGHGMGFVDINGDGRVDLVLSGGWLEQPEDPYRTPWTFHAEWSLGSASVPVIGHDVNGDGLVDLIVGQAHDYGLHWYEQRRTQDGSRSWIRHTIEGTASQFHDLWLVDLDLDGKLELVTGKRYRAHNDGDPGAHDPIGIYYYTINNARFEKHVIDYGPAGEASGTGIYFWVQDLTGNGYPDIVAPGKDGLYLFENIGPTKEQL; via the coding sequence ATGCTGGAGTTTAAGAAACGAAAGCTCTCGGATAATAAATTCGAGGCATGCGCCGTGTTTGACGTAAACAACGATGGTATACCCGACATTGTTAGCGGCGCTTACTGGTACGAAGGGCCGGACTTCAACCGCAGACACCGGATCTGCGAGGTAGGGGAAATCGGCGAATATCACGATGATTTCTCCGACTTCCCCATGGATGTAGACGGCGACGGCTGGCCGGATATCATCACGGGTTCCTGGTTTACCGAAACGTTAAGATGGCGCCGCAATCCCGGTACTGCGGGAGAAGATTGGAAAACGACCGACATTGACCGCTGCGGCAATATCGAGACGATCCGATTTTACGATATCGACGGCTGCGGCGTGCCCGAAATTTTCCCCAATACCCCAAACGAACCTCAAGCTTTCTATAAGTTGTTGCGCGACGCCGATGGCAAAGGAACCAGCCAATTCCGGAAAATAATAATCGGAGATGCACCAAGCGGGCATGGCATGGGTTTTGTCGATATTAACGGGGACGGCCGCGTTGATCTTGTCTTAAGCGGTGGCTGGCTAGAGCAGCCGGAAGATCCGTATCGGACGCCTTGGACATTCCATGCCGAATGGTCCCTTGGCTCAGCCAGCGTGCCGGTCATCGGCCATGATGTGAACGGCGACGGTCTCGTCGACTTGATTGTAGGTCAAGCGCATGATTACGGACTCCACTGGTATGAGCAGCGCCGAACGCAAGACGGCTCCCGAAGCTGGATCCGCCATACGATTGAAGGCACCGCTTCCCAGTTCCATGATCTTTGGCTGGTTGACCTTGATCTCGACGGCAAGCTTGAGCTCGTTACAGGCAAACGTTACCGTGCCCATAACGACGGCGATCCGGGAGCGCATGATCCGATTGGCATCTATTACTACACCATTAATAACGCACGATTCGAAAAGCATGTTATCGATTATGGGCCTGCCGGTGAAGCCTCCGGCACGGGAATCTATTTCTGGGTGCAGGACCTTACCGGCAACGGGTATCCGGACATTGTTGCGCCAGGCAAGGACGGGCTTTATTTATTCGAAAATATCGGACCGACAAAGGAGCAATTATGA
- a CDS encoding Gfo/Idh/MocA family protein, whose protein sequence is MMSAKLRIGFVGVGGMGQMAHLTNYAVLKEECEVVALAEPRQQMARLVAGRYGVPKIYASHLELLEQAKVDAIIAPQPFRNHSNVIPDILRAGIPVLTEKPLSLTVREGGKMVRLGEESGTLHMIGYHKRSDPAVEYAKRVIEEWKASGSFGELQYIRITMPPGDWVGGADQPIGSNEPYPTLLLEQGPEGYTDKMTQMLDSFVNYYIHQVNMFRHLLGENYKLTFGDRRGIVLNGESDSGVTITLEMAPYHTSHEWEEQILVGFRQGYVRIDLPAPLARQRAGRVTIKKDNASADEALTYEPILPNVSAMRNQARYFLAAVRGDRPAPCTAKEALQDLIFAQSYVDYMNRTYPESLPET, encoded by the coding sequence ATGATGAGCGCAAAGCTGCGTATTGGTTTTGTAGGCGTAGGAGGGATGGGGCAAATGGCGCATCTGACTAATTACGCCGTACTGAAGGAGGAATGCGAAGTGGTTGCCTTGGCGGAACCCCGGCAGCAGATGGCCAGGCTGGTAGCCGGCCGTTATGGCGTACCGAAGATTTACGCCAGCCATCTTGAGCTGTTGGAGCAAGCCAAGGTTGACGCCATTATAGCGCCGCAGCCCTTCCGGAACCATTCGAATGTTATTCCGGATATTTTGCGGGCAGGCATTCCGGTTTTGACGGAAAAGCCTCTGTCTCTTACGGTGCGGGAAGGCGGCAAAATGGTACGGTTAGGCGAAGAAAGCGGCACGCTTCATATGATTGGTTACCACAAGCGTTCGGATCCTGCGGTAGAATACGCCAAGCGTGTTATTGAAGAATGGAAAGCATCCGGCAGCTTTGGCGAACTGCAATATATCCGGATTACGATGCCGCCGGGAGATTGGGTTGGCGGAGCAGACCAGCCGATTGGCAGCAATGAGCCTTATCCCACGCTCCTGCTGGAACAAGGTCCCGAGGGATATACGGACAAAATGACGCAAATGCTGGACAGCTTCGTCAATTATTACATCCATCAGGTGAATATGTTCCGCCATCTGCTTGGCGAGAATTACAAGCTTACCTTCGGCGACCGCCGCGGTATCGTGCTAAACGGCGAGAGCGACAGCGGCGTTACGATTACCTTGGAGATGGCTCCTTACCACACCTCCCACGAGTGGGAAGAACAGATTCTGGTAGGTTTCCGACAAGGCTATGTCCGCATTGATCTGCCTGCCCCGCTGGCACGCCAACGCGCGGGGAGAGTAACGATCAAGAAGGACAACGCCTCCGCCGACGAAGCTCTTACTTACGAGCCCATTCTGCCGAACGTCTCCGCGATGCGCAATCAGGCACGTTATTTCCTTGCCGCCGTCCGCGGCGATCGGCCAGCGCCCTGCACGGCTAAGGAAGCGCTGCAGGATTTGATATTTGCCCAATCGTATGTGGATTACATGAACCGGACTTATCCGGAAAGCCTGCCTGAAACCTAA
- a CDS encoding serine hydrolase domain-containing protein: MLDQTAVSQIKATLRKSIDNNEVAGASFMVIKDGEEIFYHEDGLADREAGRPVERNTIFRLYSMTKPVTATAVIILVERGEIDLFDPVSQYLPGFNNQQAEVNGELVPVEREMNIHDLLDMTCGLVYGGTNAAGQATEALFREIGERLLGESPMGTVEAMNKLGEGPLAFQPGTSWTYGTSADVLGAVVEVVSGMRFGEFLQKEIFGPLGMKDTGFSLPEEKRGRLVKTYASEQDGMSLFTGNHLGIIHQMDRDPAFESGGAGLVSTIDDAAKFTTMLLNQGNLDGVQVLRPRTVQYLTTGTLNARQQSAFDNWHTLTGHSYGNLMRVVTDTKTAGILASPGEYGWDGWLGAYFGNFPQEGLTILLMIQKKDAGTTPLTRKLRNIVMSTL; the protein is encoded by the coding sequence ATGTTGGATCAGACAGCAGTCAGCCAGATTAAAGCAACGCTTAGAAAAAGCATCGATAACAACGAAGTAGCTGGGGCCAGCTTTATGGTAATTAAAGACGGCGAAGAAATTTTTTATCATGAAGACGGATTAGCCGACCGCGAAGCGGGACGCCCGGTTGAACGGAATACGATTTTCCGCTTGTACTCAATGACGAAGCCGGTTACGGCAACGGCCGTCATAATTCTGGTGGAGCGCGGAGAAATTGATTTGTTCGATCCGGTAAGCCAATACCTGCCTGGCTTCAACAATCAGCAGGCCGAGGTTAACGGTGAACTGGTGCCGGTGGAGCGGGAAATGAATATACATGACTTGCTTGATATGACTTGCGGCCTGGTATACGGCGGTACTAATGCGGCAGGACAAGCAACGGAGGCTCTGTTCAGAGAGATTGGCGAGCGCCTGCTCGGAGAATCTCCGATGGGCACCGTGGAAGCGATGAACAAGCTTGGCGAAGGCCCGCTTGCTTTCCAGCCGGGAACCTCCTGGACTTATGGCACATCGGCCGACGTGCTGGGTGCTGTTGTGGAAGTAGTAAGCGGAATGCGCTTTGGAGAGTTTTTGCAGAAGGAGATTTTTGGCCCGCTGGGGATGAAGGATACCGGCTTCTCGTTACCGGAAGAGAAGAGAGGACGTCTCGTCAAAACATACGCAAGCGAGCAGGACGGCATGAGTCTCTTTACGGGCAATCATCTGGGTATTATTCATCAAATGGACCGTGACCCGGCTTTCGAATCCGGTGGAGCGGGACTTGTCTCCACGATTGACGATGCGGCGAAATTTACGACCATGCTGTTGAACCAAGGAAACCTGGACGGCGTACAAGTTTTGCGTCCAAGAACGGTTCAATATTTAACAACGGGAACGTTAAATGCCCGTCAGCAGTCTGCCTTTGACAACTGGCATACCTTGACCGGACACAGCTACGGGAACTTGATGCGCGTTGTAACGGACACGAAGACTGCGGGAATTCTGGCAAGCCCGGGAGAATACGGCTGGGATGGCTGGTTAGGCGCATACTTCGGCAATTTCCCGCAAGAGGGTTTGACGATTCTGCTCATGATCCAGAAGAAGGATGCGGGCACGACGCCGCTGACACGGAAGCTCCGCAATATTGTGATGAGCACCTTATAA
- a CDS encoding glycosyl hydrolase family 95 catalytic domain-containing protein: MKLQYNRASVRWTDALPTGNGRLGAMMFGGSEMERIQLNEDTLWSGGPRYGDNDNAVKVLPEVRKLIEEGQYAAADRLCKQMMGTYTQSYLPMADLYIKFLHGNTMKNYRRALHLGDATSTVEYQIGNVTYTRRLFVSYPDQVVVLRLEASQPGKLNFLARLESPLRYETAFDQDALILRGDAPEQVDPSYYDTDMPVKYGEPGSANAMRFEGRMAARLDEGQASYGHDGLRVTGATAVTLIFSAATSFNGYDRSPGSEGKDESAAASAYLEQAKKLSYESLLQRHVEDHRKLFNRVELSLGESVAPPDYPTDARIRDYGASDPGLVELLYHYGRYLMIGSSRKGTQPANLQGIWNEETRAPWSGNYTLNINAEMNYWPAETCNLADCHTPLLDFIGNLSKNGRKTASTNYGAAGWTAHHNSDIWCQSAPAGDYGHGDPGWAFWPMGGVWLCQHLWEHYAFGLDEAFLRDKAYPVMKEAALFCLDWLHEDKDGRLITSPSTSPEHKFRTAEGLAAVSAASTMDLSLIWDLFTNLIEASTILGVDEPFRERLADTRSRLHPLQIGENGRLQEWSKDFEDEDQFHRHVSHLFGVYPGRQLTWGETPELMAAAQRSLEIRGDGGTGWSLGWKVGLWARFGNGNRALGLLSNLLTLVEEGNTNYHHGGVYGNLFDAHPPFQIDGNFAATSGIAELLVQSHQGYLELLPSLPDAWPQGYVRGLRARGHFDVSLQWEEGAVTTAEIVSNSGGVCRIRSAAALSVESDGIAITAASDEQGLLSFETVAGGRYHLSRA, encoded by the coding sequence ATGAAGCTGCAATACAATCGTGCATCAGTCAGGTGGACCGACGCTCTGCCAACAGGCAACGGACGCCTTGGAGCGATGATGTTTGGCGGATCGGAAATGGAACGCATCCAGTTAAACGAAGATACCCTCTGGTCCGGCGGCCCCCGTTACGGAGATAATGACAACGCTGTCAAAGTGCTTCCCGAAGTCAGAAAGCTGATCGAAGAGGGACAATATGCGGCAGCCGACCGATTATGCAAACAGATGATGGGGACTTATACGCAATCCTACCTGCCGATGGCTGATCTCTATATAAAGTTCCTGCACGGGAACACGATGAAAAATTACCGGAGAGCGCTGCATCTTGGTGATGCAACCTCAACGGTTGAGTATCAAATTGGTAACGTAACTTATACTAGACGTCTATTTGTATCATATCCGGATCAGGTTGTTGTGCTTCGTCTTGAAGCGAGTCAGCCGGGCAAACTGAATTTCCTTGCCCGGCTTGAAAGCCCGCTGCGGTATGAGACGGCCTTTGACCAGGATGCCCTGATTCTGCGCGGGGATGCGCCGGAACAGGTGGACCCGAGTTACTACGACACGGACATGCCTGTTAAGTATGGCGAGCCTGGCAGCGCCAACGCGATGCGGTTTGAAGGACGAATGGCAGCCCGGCTGGATGAAGGACAAGCTTCTTACGGGCATGACGGACTACGCGTTACGGGCGCGACGGCGGTCACTCTTATTTTCAGCGCGGCAACCAGCTTTAACGGCTATGACCGTTCACCGGGAAGCGAAGGCAAGGACGAGTCGGCGGCAGCTTCCGCTTATTTGGAGCAAGCAAAGAAGCTTTCCTATGAATCGCTCTTGCAAAGACATGTTGAGGACCATCGGAAGCTGTTTAATCGCGTGGAGCTTAGCCTTGGCGAATCGGTTGCGCCGCCTGATTATCCGACTGACGCGCGAATCCGGGATTACGGGGCGAGCGATCCGGGGCTTGTCGAGCTGCTCTATCATTACGGCCGTTATCTGATGATCGGCAGCTCCCGCAAAGGAACCCAACCCGCGAATCTGCAAGGCATTTGGAATGAAGAGACAAGAGCGCCATGGAGCGGTAACTATACGCTTAACATTAATGCGGAGATGAACTATTGGCCAGCGGAAACCTGTAATTTGGCCGATTGCCATACGCCGCTTCTGGATTTCATCGGGAATTTGTCCAAGAACGGCCGGAAGACCGCTTCAACGAATTATGGCGCTGCAGGCTGGACCGCGCATCATAACAGCGATATCTGGTGCCAATCCGCGCCGGCTGGCGATTACGGTCACGGGGATCCGGGCTGGGCATTCTGGCCGATGGGCGGCGTCTGGCTCTGCCAGCATTTATGGGAGCATTACGCATTTGGATTAGACGAGGCGTTCCTGCGGGATAAAGCTTACCCGGTCATGAAAGAGGCGGCCTTATTCTGCCTGGACTGGCTGCATGAAGACAAGGACGGCCGGTTGATTACGTCGCCATCGACCTCCCCGGAGCATAAGTTCCGTACGGCGGAAGGTCTGGCTGCGGTCAGCGCCGCGTCTACCATGGATTTGTCGCTTATCTGGGACTTGTTCACGAATCTGATTGAGGCTTCAACGATTCTTGGCGTAGATGAACCATTCAGAGAGCGGCTCGCGGACACGCGCAGCCGGCTTCATCCGCTGCAAATCGGCGAAAACGGAAGACTTCAGGAATGGTCGAAGGATTTCGAAGACGAGGATCAATTCCACCGTCATGTCTCTCATTTGTTCGGCGTCTATCCCGGTCGCCAACTGACATGGGGAGAGACTCCGGAGCTTATGGCTGCGGCCCAGCGTTCTCTCGAAATCCGCGGAGACGGCGGCACGGGCTGGAGTCTAGGCTGGAAGGTTGGATTATGGGCGCGCTTTGGCAACGGCAACCGGGCATTAGGGCTGCTGTCGAATCTATTGACTCTAGTAGAGGAAGGCAACACGAATTACCATCATGGCGGCGTATACGGCAATCTGTTTGATGCCCATCCGCCGTTCCAGATTGACGGCAACTTCGCTGCGACTTCCGGAATCGCCGAGCTGCTTGTGCAATCCCATCAAGGCTACTTAGAGCTGCTGCCATCCTTACCGGATGCCTGGCCGCAAGGGTATGTGAGGGGATTGCGGGCGAGAGGCCATTTCGACGTCTCGCTCCAATGGGAAGAAGGAGCCGTTACAACCGCGGAAATCGTTTCCAACTCGGGCGGAGTCTGCCGGATCCGTTCTGCTGCTGCGCTGAGCGTGGAATCGGACGGTATTGCGATTACAGCAGCATCGGATGAGCAAGGTTTATTGTCATTCGAGACGGTTGCAGGCGGACGATACCACTTGAGCAGGGCGTAA
- a CDS encoding amidohydrolase family protein: protein MRIDSHQHFWMYNERDYGWMSAQHEAIQADFLPEHLKPLLLQNGFDGSIAVQARQSLQETEWLLSLADRFSEIKGVVGWVDLCSPEIDRHLEQYGNHPLLKGVRHVVHDEPDDRFLLREDFRNGIAALEKYGLTYDLLLFPKHLPYAAELVEMFPNQPFVLDHIAKPDIANKGFEPWAQDLARLAAYPNVCCKLSGMVTEAKWGNWQENDFAIYLDTVFQCFGIERLMIGSDWPVCKLSGTYEQTINIVRRYLEAFTEEDRSLVLGGNCARFYGINS, encoded by the coding sequence ATGAGAATAGATTCCCATCAGCATTTCTGGATGTACAACGAGCGGGATTACGGTTGGATGTCCGCGCAGCACGAGGCAATTCAGGCAGATTTTCTGCCGGAGCATTTGAAGCCCTTGCTTTTGCAAAACGGATTTGACGGATCCATTGCCGTTCAAGCCAGACAGTCTCTTCAGGAAACGGAATGGCTCTTGTCCTTGGCCGATCGTTTTTCCGAGATAAAAGGCGTTGTAGGCTGGGTAGATTTGTGTTCTCCTGAAATTGATCGGCATCTCGAGCAATATGGCAATCACCCTTTGCTTAAGGGGGTCCGTCATGTGGTGCATGATGAGCCGGATGACCGCTTTCTTTTGAGGGAGGATTTCAGGAATGGCATTGCCGCCCTGGAAAAGTACGGTTTAACCTACGATTTGCTGCTGTTTCCAAAACATCTTCCTTATGCTGCCGAGCTTGTCGAAATGTTCCCTAATCAGCCTTTTGTGCTTGATCATATCGCGAAGCCGGATATTGCCAATAAAGGATTTGAGCCCTGGGCTCAGGATCTGGCACGACTCGCGGCTTATCCGAATGTCTGCTGCAAGCTGTCCGGGATGGTCACGGAGGCGAAGTGGGGCAATTGGCAGGAGAATGATTTCGCCATCTATCTGGATACGGTGTTTCAATGTTTCGGAATCGAGAGGCTTATGATTGGCTCGGACTGGCCGGTTTGTAAGTTAAGCGGTACCTACGAGCAGACGATAAATATCGTAAGGCGTTACCTGGAAGCTTTTACGGAAGAAGATAGATCGCTTGTATTAGGCGGGAACTGCGCAAGATTTTATGGAATAAACTCGTAG
- a CDS encoding zinc-binding alcohol dehydrogenase family protein produces the protein MKGIVCEQVEQFRYADLEEPVFTPGEAIVSIKRVGICGTDLHAYKGNQPFFTYPRILGHELSGLIEQIGDNEEGFKAGDQVSIIPYLHCGKCVACRQGKTNCCTSIQVLGVHADGGMREKISVPVTHLLNADGLSLEQAAVVEPFSIGAHAVRRSGLAAGDTVLVIGAGPIGLGIMALARHAGANVIAMDVNNERLDFCQEWAKVDHIVNALDAPFVRLEALTGGDYPTIVFDATGNTHSMSAAVRYAAHGGTLVYVGLVKGYISFDDAEFHKRELTIMGSRNATKEDCQHVLEVIRAGGIDIDGYVTHLVPFDEMADHFESWLDPANKVIKAMIEWP, from the coding sequence ATGAAGGGGATTGTGTGCGAGCAAGTTGAGCAATTCAGGTATGCGGATCTCGAAGAGCCGGTGTTTACGCCTGGCGAAGCGATTGTATCGATTAAACGGGTCGGCATCTGCGGAACGGATCTGCATGCCTATAAAGGAAATCAACCGTTTTTCACTTATCCGCGTATACTTGGCCACGAGCTGTCGGGTTTAATCGAACAAATAGGGGATAACGAGGAAGGCTTCAAAGCAGGTGATCAAGTTAGTATTATCCCTTATTTACACTGCGGGAAATGCGTGGCATGCCGGCAAGGAAAGACAAACTGCTGTACATCCATTCAAGTGCTGGGCGTGCATGCCGATGGAGGCATGCGGGAGAAAATCTCGGTTCCGGTTACGCATCTGCTGAATGCGGACGGGTTAAGCCTTGAGCAAGCGGCCGTTGTGGAACCGTTCAGCATCGGAGCGCATGCCGTCCGGAGGTCGGGACTTGCGGCCGGCGATACGGTGCTTGTGATTGGAGCTGGCCCCATCGGTCTTGGCATCATGGCTTTAGCCAGGCATGCCGGCGCGAATGTCATCGCGATGGATGTAAATAACGAGCGGTTGGACTTTTGCCAAGAGTGGGCCAAGGTTGATCATATCGTTAACGCGCTTGATGCTCCGTTCGTTCGTTTGGAGGCTTTGACGGGCGGCGATTACCCGACCATCGTATTTGATGCCACGGGAAATACCCATTCGATGTCGGCAGCGGTTCGTTACGCCGCGCATGGCGGAACGCTTGTGTACGTGGGATTGGTAAAAGGCTATATTTCTTTCGATGATGCCGAATTCCACAAACGGGAACTTACGATTATGGGAAGCCGAAACGCAACGAAGGAAGACTGCCAGCATGTACTGGAGGTTATCCGTGCCGGAGGGATTGATATTGACGGCTATGTGACTCATCTTGTGCCGTTTGACGAAATGGCGGATCATTTCGAATCCTGGCTGGATCCTGCTAACAAAGTGATCAAAGCGATGATAGAATGGCCTTAA
- a CDS encoding aldo/keto reductase, producing MKYRKLGKTGLEVSVLSFGASSLGSVFRETDDNESIRTVHAAIDAGINLIDVSPYYGLKKAETVLGQALKSIPRDRYYLSTKAGRYGADLFDFRSETIIASVEESLQRLHTDYLDILFLHDIEFVEPAIIHEEAIPAIQRLKAEGKIRSTGICGLPLSLFEEFLPNADIDAIISYCHYSLNDTTLETILPLIEEKNIGLVNASPLSMGLLGTRGTPDWHPASREVKEICKWAAEHCAAQGEDIAKLAVQFSTMNERIPTTLVSTANPSNIVKNAIWVDEPINLRLLEEVRQILAPIMNETWASGIPFYNKR from the coding sequence TTGAAATATAGAAAGCTTGGCAAGACAGGCCTGGAAGTATCGGTACTTAGCTTTGGCGCTTCATCGCTTGGCTCCGTATTCCGCGAAACGGATGACAACGAAAGCATCCGCACGGTTCATGCGGCAATAGATGCCGGCATTAATCTGATCGACGTATCGCCTTATTACGGGCTCAAGAAAGCGGAAACGGTGCTGGGTCAAGCGTTGAAAAGCATTCCGCGAGACCGTTACTATCTGTCTACGAAAGCAGGCAGATACGGGGCAGACCTGTTTGATTTCAGAAGCGAGACCATTATCGCGAGCGTGGAAGAGAGCCTGCAGCGCTTGCATACCGATTATTTGGATATTTTGTTCCTTCACGACATTGAATTCGTAGAACCGGCTATCATCCATGAAGAGGCGATTCCCGCCATTCAGCGGTTAAAAGCCGAAGGGAAAATCCGTAGCACCGGCATTTGCGGACTGCCGCTCAGCCTGTTTGAAGAGTTCCTGCCTAATGCTGACATCGACGCCATTATCTCGTATTGTCATTATTCTTTGAATGACACGACGTTAGAAACGATTCTGCCTTTAATTGAAGAAAAGAATATCGGACTCGTCAATGCATCGCCTTTATCCATGGGCTTGCTGGGAACTCGCGGCACGCCGGATTGGCATCCCGCCAGCCGGGAGGTAAAAGAGATTTGCAAGTGGGCAGCGGAACATTGCGCCGCGCAAGGCGAGGATATTGCCAAGCTTGCGGTTCAATTCTCTACCATGAACGAACGCATCCCAACAACGCTGGTCAGCACGGCTAATCCTTCAAATATAGTGAAGAACGCGATTTGGGTCGATGAGCCGATAAACCTTAGGCTGCTTGAGGAAGTAAGACAAATTCTTGCGCCGATTATGAACGAGACATGGGCGAGCGGTATACCGTTTTATAATAAGCGATAG
- a CDS encoding helix-turn-helix domain-containing protein, protein MQTIHKRFEETDKFPFSLVYRDTKSPQRELPDHLHDWYEIVFVYSGTGTFFINHSFYEMNPGDAFLIPGNTVHRAFPDEFSPVTSSAIFFAPRFIQPMEFGESHSLLRCFEQARKSKSYKLETSPDKREAFSGLIDVMNEEWLNRLPSYRAAIAVRLYDFLIALNRMALTETEHTRSSSAEPSWIRTILDYIDAHIGSQEMSLADLSSKASVTYAHFSRVFKQHTGMNVSEYILIKKIMLAKEKLMLTGDTIASVCLACGFESESYFYKKFKLITGMTPVEYRRSCR, encoded by the coding sequence ATGCAAACCATACACAAACGCTTCGAGGAAACGGATAAATTCCCGTTCAGCCTTGTCTATCGGGATACGAAATCTCCGCAGCGGGAGCTACCCGACCATCTGCATGACTGGTACGAGATTGTTTTTGTGTATTCCGGCACAGGGACTTTCTTCATCAATCACAGCTTTTACGAGATGAATCCCGGCGATGCGTTTCTTATTCCCGGCAATACGGTTCACCGCGCGTTCCCGGATGAGTTCTCGCCCGTGACCTCCAGCGCGATCTTCTTTGCGCCCCGATTCATTCAGCCAATGGAATTCGGTGAATCCCATTCGCTGCTGCGCTGCTTCGAGCAAGCCCGTAAAAGCAAAAGCTATAAGCTGGAGACTTCCCCTGACAAGCGAGAGGCTTTTTCCGGCCTGATTGACGTGATGAATGAAGAATGGCTTAACCGGCTTCCGAGCTATCGGGCGGCTATTGCCGTCAGGCTTTACGATTTTCTTATTGCGTTGAACCGGATGGCCTTGACCGAAACCGAGCATACGCGAAGCTCCAGCGCCGAGCCATCCTGGATCAGAACAATCCTGGATTATATCGATGCTCATATCGGATCGCAAGAGATGAGTCTTGCCGACTTGTCCTCCAAAGCATCCGTAACGTACGCCCATTTCTCGAGAGTGTTCAAACAGCATACCGGTATGAACGTAAGCGAATATATTTTGATCAAAAAAATCATGTTAGCCAAAGAGAAGCTGATGCTGACTGGCGATACCATCGCCTCCGTGTGCCTGGCATGCGGTTTTGAAAGCGAATCCTATTTTTATAAAAAGTTCAAGCTGATCACCGGGATGACCCCCGTGGAGTACAGGCGCAGCTGCCGTTAA